Proteins encoded in a region of the Streptococcus sanguinis genome:
- a CDS encoding DUF5082 family protein: MSDASYYQGLANQESQNHDDAISQKAAVDAKISRLETAKSDLSTQINNFQTGIIDALTKIKGEDESSFKGDRKNKYAEKYDSANTAATTNKTSHDTNLSSIDAKIGELQAESANLQTAADTAYNNMLNYQSLANSASS, encoded by the coding sequence ATGTCAGATGCATCTTATTACCAAGGATTAGCTAATCAAGAATCTCAAAATCATGATGATGCAATTTCTCAAAAAGCTGCCGTAGATGCAAAGATTTCTCGCTTAGAAACTGCCAAATCGGACTTATCCACTCAGATAAATAATTTTCAGACAGGTATTATAGATGCCTTAACGAAAATAAAAGGGGAAGATGAATCCAGTTTTAAAGGGGATCGGAAGAATAAATATGCAGAGAAGTACGATTCTGCTAATACTGCTGCTACAACCAATAAGACGAGTCACGACACAAATTTGAGTAGTATAGATGCTAAGATTGGGGAGCTTCAAGCAGAGTCAGCCAACTTACAGACAGCAGCAGATACAGCTTATAATAATATGCTTAATTATCAGTCTTTGGCAAATTCAGCTAGTTCATGA
- a CDS encoding T7SS effector LXG polymorphic toxin encodes MKIDMTEVHNQKTALSNSQTSITSQLETAKTSFVSLVNSESLKGDVKGAIDAKISNHQVPLLTNFSNALAVLSAQYDKTIEQFKSTVSETATDAIIDTDYLQGLLDGFSSIETNISTVNQATANIYSSISDIISLTNPDASTITTPLSEGKTILTDTKTNMASFNGWKRGDEYSKLLQVQATALKGLEGAGKSSFTSKEAKAFYKGTAFMDGVEEVTNSVLNSTPIKVLDYIVEELKSIAESLGIDGFKAASTKAGAMVNSLIRKSAGRKLLQYGVRGANFVMINSGTRTGTQALARAAKSFARGEKIAGWATKFGKFIGGHVDDVRFVKDSLGHLNKDILKADIFRNMKSAVSQKGLGAVKNVGAIGTVLALKDGWDTFQQNRGKYGDAHALADGVAHAAGTFSGAVVGAQVGAVIGSAIPIPVVGTVIGTVAGTIIGDAVGKGINHVWDKFSHGEWKLPKLW; translated from the coding sequence ATGAAAATAGATATGACAGAGGTTCATAACCAGAAGACAGCATTGTCTAACTCACAAACCTCGATTACTAGTCAGCTTGAGACAGCTAAGACCTCTTTTGTAAGTTTGGTCAATTCGGAAAGTCTCAAAGGAGATGTCAAGGGAGCAATTGATGCCAAAATTAGCAATCATCAGGTTCCCTTATTGACGAATTTTTCTAATGCTTTAGCCGTTCTTTCTGCTCAATATGATAAGACTATTGAACAGTTTAAATCAACAGTCTCAGAGACAGCCACAGATGCAATTATTGATACGGATTATTTGCAGGGGCTTTTAGATGGCTTTTCGAGCATAGAGACCAATATTAGTACGGTGAATCAAGCAACGGCAAATATTTATAGTTCCATTTCTGATATTATCAGTCTGACGAATCCAGATGCCAGCACAATTACTACTCCTTTGTCAGAAGGAAAGACCATTTTGACCGATACTAAAACTAATATGGCCAGCTTTAATGGTTGGAAACGAGGAGATGAGTATAGTAAGCTCTTGCAAGTTCAGGCGACTGCTCTGAAGGGACTGGAAGGAGCAGGTAAGAGTTCCTTTACTTCAAAAGAAGCAAAGGCCTTTTATAAAGGTACTGCCTTTATGGATGGAGTTGAGGAAGTTACCAATTCTGTTTTAAATTCGACACCTATAAAGGTGTTAGACTATATTGTAGAAGAACTAAAATCTATTGCGGAATCTTTAGGAATAGATGGCTTTAAAGCAGCTTCAACTAAGGCTGGAGCAATGGTAAATTCCTTAATTAGGAAATCGGCAGGCCGTAAATTGCTTCAATACGGTGTTAGAGGAGCTAATTTTGTTATGATTAATTCTGGCACTCGTACTGGGACTCAAGCTCTTGCAAGAGCAGCTAAATCTTTTGCAAGAGGAGAAAAGATTGCTGGTTGGGCTACTAAATTTGGTAAATTCATCGGAGGCCATGTAGATGATGTGCGTTTTGTAAAAGATTCTCTAGGCCATCTTAATAAAGATATTCTTAAAGCAGATATATTCAGAAACATGAAATCTGCTGTGTCTCAGAAAGGTCTCGGAGCAGTAAAAAATGTAGGCGCTATCGGTACAGTATTAGCATTGAAAGATGGTTGGGATACATTCCAACAGAATAGGGGCAAATATGGGGATGCTCATGCACTAGCTGATGGAGTCGCCCATGCGGCAGGTACCTTTAGTGGTGCAGTAGTCGGAGCTCAGGTCGGAGCAGTTATTGGCTCTGCTATTCCAATCCCTGTAGTAGGAACGGTAATAGGAACAGTAGCAGGGACGATTATCGGAGATGCAGTTGGAAAAGGGATTAATCATGTATGGGATAAGTTTTCACACGGAGAGTGGAAGCTACCCAAGCTGTGGTAA
- the prmA gene encoding 50S ribosomal protein L11 methyltransferase: MDTWQELTIEVKREAEEAASNILIELGSQGVAIDDSADYLGQVDQYGELFPEVEQSERVRITGYYPDSVDVEAIAAQANERLAELDGFGLETGDIQLTRQELAEEDWADNWKKYFEPARITHDLTIVPSWTKYEATAGEKIIKLDPGMAFGTGTHPTTKMSLFALEQVLRGGETVLDVGTGSGVLSIASSLLGAKDIYAYDLDEVAVRVAQENIELNPGMENIHVAPGDLLRGVEIEANVIVANILADILIHLTEDAYRLVKDEGYLIMSGIISEKWEMVRESAEAAGFFLETHMIQGEWNACVFKKTQDISGVIGG; this comes from the coding sequence ATGGACACTTGGCAGGAATTAACGATTGAAGTGAAGCGGGAGGCGGAGGAAGCGGCCTCAAATATTCTGATTGAGCTGGGCAGTCAGGGTGTGGCTATTGATGACAGCGCAGATTATCTGGGGCAGGTTGACCAGTACGGTGAGCTTTTTCCAGAAGTTGAGCAGAGCGAGCGGGTCAGGATTACCGGTTATTATCCGGATTCGGTGGATGTAGAGGCCATTGCGGCCCAGGCCAATGAGCGTCTGGCTGAGCTGGATGGCTTCGGATTGGAGACGGGAGATATTCAGCTGACTCGGCAGGAACTGGCTGAGGAAGATTGGGCGGACAACTGGAAGAAGTACTTTGAGCCGGCTCGGATCACCCATGACTTGACAATTGTACCGTCCTGGACGAAGTATGAGGCAACAGCAGGTGAGAAGATTATCAAGCTGGATCCTGGCATGGCCTTTGGTACGGGCACTCACCCGACGACCAAGATGAGCCTCTTTGCGTTGGAGCAGGTCTTGCGAGGCGGAGAAACGGTGTTGGATGTGGGTACAGGCAGCGGTGTCCTCTCCATTGCCAGCTCTCTCTTGGGAGCTAAGGACATCTATGCCTATGACCTAGACGAGGTGGCGGTGCGCGTAGCTCAGGAAAATATTGAGCTCAACCCTGGTATGGAGAACATCCATGTGGCGCCGGGAGATCTTCTCCGAGGGGTAGAAATCGAGGCGAACGTCATCGTTGCCAATATCTTGGCCGATATTCTCATCCATCTGACAGAAGATGCTTATCGTCTAGTCAAGGATGAGGGCTATCTGATTATGAGTGGGATCATTTCTGAGAAGTGGGAAATGGTGCGCGAGTCAGCGGAAGCGGCAGGGTTTTTCCTAGAAACGCATATGATTCAGGGCGAATGGAATGCCTGTGTCTTTAAGAAAACGCAGGACATTTCAGGCGTGATAGGTGGTTAG
- a CDS encoding DUF4176 domain-containing protein, which produces MTDKILPLGSVVTLKNGDGSEVMIVSRASVIEVEDGKGGTKSVYFDYGSVVIPNGMQTPDNLFFFNRENVKEVLFEGYRNEDEKAFEEHYDTWMKSAEVPKGSI; this is translated from the coding sequence ATGACAGATAAAATTTTACCTTTGGGTTCAGTTGTAACCCTCAAAAATGGTGATGGTAGTGAAGTGATGATTGTTTCACGAGCTAGTGTAATCGAAGTGGAAGATGGTAAAGGAGGGACTAAGAGTGTCTATTTTGACTACGGTTCAGTAGTTATTCCGAACGGGATGCAGACACCAGACAATTTGTTCTTTTTCAATAGAGAAAATGTCAAAGAAGTTTTATTTGAGGGATATAGAAACGAAGATGAGAAGGCTTTTGAAGAGCATTATGATACTTGGATGAAGTCAGCAGAAGTTCCAAAAGGTTCTATTTAA
- a CDS encoding replication-associated recombination protein A, whose protein sequence is MPENLALRMRPTDIDQIIGQQHLVGPGKIIRRMVEANRLSSMILYGPPGIGKTSIASAIAGTTKFAFRTFNATVDSKKRLQEIAEEAKFSGGLVLLLDEIHRLDKTKQDFLLPLLESGLVIMIGATTENPFFSVTPAIRSRVQIFELEPLSNDDIRTAIQLALTDKERGFDFPVELDDEALEFIAISTNGDLRSAYNSLDLAVLSTPEDDKGIRHITLDVMENSLQKSYITMDKDGDGHYDVLSALQKSIRGSDVNASLHYAARLVEAGDLPSLARRLTVIAYEDIGLANPDAQVHTVTALEAAQRIGFPEARILIANIVIDLALSPKSNSAYVAMDKALADLRKNGNLPIPRHLRDGHYAGSKELGNAQDYLYPHSYPGNWVKQDYLPDKIKDANYFAPNENGKYERALGMTKDKIDDLKK, encoded by the coding sequence ATGCCAGAAAACCTCGCCCTGCGCATGCGGCCTACTGACATTGATCAGATTATCGGCCAGCAGCATCTGGTCGGACCTGGAAAAATCATCCGTCGCATGGTTGAAGCTAACCGCCTGTCCTCGATGATCCTCTACGGACCACCCGGCATCGGCAAGACCTCTATCGCCTCGGCTATTGCCGGCACAACTAAGTTTGCCTTTCGGACCTTTAACGCCACCGTAGATAGCAAGAAGCGCCTGCAGGAAATCGCTGAAGAGGCTAAATTTTCCGGCGGACTGGTGCTCCTGCTGGATGAGATTCACCGCTTGGACAAGACCAAGCAAGACTTCCTGCTGCCGCTATTAGAAAGCGGTCTGGTCATCATGATTGGAGCGACGACAGAAAATCCTTTCTTTTCCGTCACCCCTGCTATTCGAAGCCGGGTTCAGATATTTGAGCTTGAGCCCCTCAGCAACGACGACATCCGGACGGCCATTCAGCTAGCCTTGACGGATAAGGAACGAGGATTTGATTTTCCAGTAGAGCTAGATGATGAGGCTCTGGAATTCATTGCCATCTCTACCAACGGAGACCTGCGCTCCGCCTATAATTCACTGGACCTAGCCGTACTCTCTACCCCAGAAGATGACAAGGGAATCCGCCACATCACGCTCGATGTCATGGAAAACAGCCTGCAAAAGAGCTACATCACCATGGATAAGGACGGGGACGGCCATTATGATGTCCTTTCTGCCCTGCAGAAGTCCATCCGTGGCTCCGATGTCAATGCCAGTCTCCACTACGCAGCTCGCCTCGTTGAGGCAGGAGACCTGCCTAGCCTAGCTCGACGCTTGACCGTTATCGCTTACGAAGATATTGGTCTGGCAAATCCTGACGCCCAAGTCCATACCGTCACAGCTCTGGAAGCAGCTCAGCGGATTGGCTTTCCTGAAGCCCGCATCCTGATTGCCAATATTGTTATCGATCTGGCCCTATCCCCCAAATCCAACTCAGCCTATGTGGCTATGGACAAGGCCTTAGCTGACTTACGAAAGAATGGAAATCTGCCCATCCCACGCCACTTACGAGATGGCCACTATGCCGGCAGTAAGGAACTGGGCAACGCACAGGACTATCTCTACCCTCACTCCTATCCTGGCAATTGGGTCAAGCAGGACTATCTACCCGACAAGATAAAAGACGCCAATTATTTCGCTCCTAATGAGAATGGCAAATATGAGCGAGCCCTTGGAATGACCAAGGATAAGATTGATGACTTAAAAAAATGA
- a CDS encoding WXG100 family type VII secretion target — MAEISLSPEQLTSQAAVYSNARDQIEAAIQTVNTANGEMQAHWKGSAFQSYLEQYQQLHGDVVKFQELLSSINQQLVSYANTVSERDTADANSFGFKG, encoded by the coding sequence ATGGCAGAAATTTCATTATCCCCAGAACAGCTCACCTCGCAAGCTGCGGTTTATTCTAATGCTCGCGATCAAATTGAGGCAGCTATTCAGACAGTAAATACTGCTAACGGTGAAATGCAAGCACACTGGAAAGGTAGTGCCTTCCAATCTTATCTTGAACAATATCAACAATTGCATGGTGATGTGGTTAAATTCCAAGAATTGTTGAGCTCTATCAACCAACAATTGGTTAGTTATGCTAATACTGTATCAGAACGTGATACAGCGGATGCAAATAGCTTTGGTTTCAAAGGATAA
- a CDS encoding bifunctional 2',3'-cyclic-nucleotide 2'-phosphodiesterase/3'-nucleotidase, translating into MSKSSLQKTVVLLSAAALAAAVNAVQADENTPAVTANPAPVESSAAEAKPTTAANPTEAAATPESTDPSSAISPENVSGNTDALMAMARNVAATEDTKPVEGQTVDVRILATTDLHTNLVNYDYYQDKPVETLGLAKTAVLIEKAKKENPNVLLVDNGDTIQGTPLGTYKAIVDPVEKGEQHPMYAALQALGFEAGTLGNHEFNYGLDYLNRVIETAGMPLVNANVLDPATGKFIYQPYKIIEKTFTDTQGRLTTVKIGVTGIVPPQILNWDKANLEGKVVVRDSVEAIRDIIPEMRKAGADITLVLSHSGIGDDKYEKGEENEGYQIASLPGVDAVVTGHSHAEFPSGNGSGFYEKYPGVDGVNGKINGTPVTMAGKYGDHLGVIDLKLNYTDGKWKVTDSKGSIRKVDTKSNVADQRVIEIAQESHQGTINYVRQQVGTTTAPITSYFALVKDDPSVQIVNNAQLWYAKQELAGTPEANLPILSAAAPFKAGTRGDATAYTDIPAGPIAIKNVADLYLYDNVTAILKVNGAQLKEWLEMSAGQFNTIDPTNPQPQNLVNTNYRTYNFDVIDGVTYEFDITQPNKYDREGKLANPNASRVRNLKYQGKEIDPNQEFIVVTNNYRSNGNFPGVREASLNRLLNLENRQAIINYILAVKNINPSADQNWHFADTIKGLDLRFLTADKAKNLIGTDGDIVYLAESSQEGFGEYKFVYVAPKTEAVPIEQPSSPTIAVEAANLQHSRVDFPVLTAVDPSTNKQKSHKQAGAESLPATGEKTSSLGLLGLVLTGLAGIFAFKKRERQ; encoded by the coding sequence ATGTCCAAATCATCCCTTCAAAAAACGGTTGTACTTTTGAGTGCAGCGGCTCTTGCGGCAGCTGTAAATGCTGTTCAGGCTGATGAGAATACTCCAGCAGTCACTGCTAATCCTGCTCCAGTAGAAAGCAGCGCAGCTGAAGCAAAACCAACTACTGCTGCAAATCCTACTGAAGCTGCTGCGACACCAGAGAGCACGGATCCTAGCTCTGCTATTTCCCCAGAAAATGTCAGTGGAAATACTGATGCTCTGATGGCTATGGCTCGCAATGTCGCAGCTACTGAGGATACTAAACCCGTGGAGGGACAGACTGTCGATGTTCGTATCTTGGCAACGACCGACCTCCATACCAACTTGGTCAACTACGACTACTATCAGGACAAGCCGGTTGAGACCTTGGGACTGGCTAAGACTGCCGTGCTGATTGAGAAGGCCAAGAAAGAAAATCCAAACGTCCTATTAGTTGACAATGGCGACACCATCCAAGGAACGCCGCTTGGAACCTATAAGGCCATCGTGGATCCTGTGGAGAAGGGCGAGCAGCACCCTATGTACGCTGCTCTGCAGGCTCTGGGCTTTGAAGCTGGTACGCTAGGCAACCATGAGTTCAACTACGGTCTGGACTATCTGAATCGCGTGATTGAAACAGCAGGCATGCCTCTTGTCAATGCCAATGTGCTGGATCCAGCGACTGGTAAATTCATCTATCAGCCTTACAAAATCATCGAAAAAACCTTTACGGATACTCAGGGCCGTTTGACGACTGTCAAGATTGGTGTTACTGGGATTGTCCCGCCGCAGATTCTCAACTGGGATAAGGCAAACCTAGAAGGAAAAGTGGTCGTTCGCGATTCTGTTGAGGCTATTCGAGACATTATTCCTGAGATGCGCAAGGCTGGTGCAGACATCACTTTGGTGCTTTCTCACTCTGGTATCGGAGATGACAAGTATGAAAAAGGCGAGGAAAATGAAGGCTATCAAATCGCTAGCCTGCCAGGTGTGGATGCTGTAGTAACCGGCCACTCCCATGCTGAATTTCCAAGCGGAAACGGAAGCGGCTTCTACGAAAAATATCCTGGCGTAGATGGGGTCAACGGTAAAATCAACGGCACTCCAGTAACTATGGCTGGAAAATACGGCGACCATCTGGGCGTCATCGACCTCAAGCTCAACTATACCGATGGCAAATGGAAAGTCACTGACAGCAAAGGCTCTATCCGCAAGGTGGATACCAAGTCTAATGTAGCAGATCAGCGCGTCATTGAAATTGCCCAAGAATCTCACCAAGGTACTATCAACTACGTCCGCCAGCAAGTCGGCACCACGACTGCACCGATTACCAGCTACTTCGCTCTGGTCAAAGACGATCCATCTGTGCAAATCGTCAACAATGCCCAGCTTTGGTATGCTAAGCAAGAGCTGGCTGGCACACCTGAAGCCAACCTTCCTATCCTGTCTGCAGCAGCGCCTTTCAAGGCAGGAACTCGTGGGGATGCAACGGCCTACACAGACATTCCAGCTGGTCCTATTGCCATCAAGAACGTAGCAGACCTCTATCTCTACGATAATGTCACAGCTATCCTCAAGGTCAACGGTGCCCAACTCAAAGAATGGTTGGAAATGTCAGCTGGTCAGTTCAATACCATTGACCCGACTAATCCCCAACCGCAAAATCTCGTCAATACTAACTACCGAACTTATAACTTTGATGTTATCGACGGTGTTACCTATGAATTTGACATTACCCAGCCTAACAAATACGACCGCGAAGGCAAACTAGCAAACCCAAATGCCAGCCGGGTCCGTAACCTCAAATACCAAGGCAAAGAGATTGACCCCAATCAGGAATTTATCGTCGTGACCAACAACTACCGGTCTAACGGTAATTTCCCTGGTGTTCGAGAAGCTAGTCTCAACCGTCTGCTCAATCTGGAAAACCGCCAAGCTATCATCAACTATATCTTGGCTGTCAAAAATATCAATCCAAGTGCAGATCAGAACTGGCATTTCGCTGATACCATCAAGGGACTGGACCTGCGCTTCCTGACAGCTGATAAGGCTAAGAACTTGATTGGCACAGACGGAGACATCGTCTACCTAGCGGAATCTTCCCAAGAGGGATTCGGCGAATACAAGTTCGTCTACGTCGCACCGAAAACAGAAGCGGTGCCTATCGAGCAGCCAAGCTCTCCAACTATCGCAGTCGAAGCAGCCAATCTGCAGCATAGCAGAGTAGACTTCCCTGTCTTGACTGCTGTTGACCCTAGCACAAACAAGCAAAAATCTCACAAACAAGCAGGAGCAGAAAGCCTCCCAGCAACCGGAGAAAAGACGTCCTCACTCGGACTCTTGGGACTTGTTCTGACCGGACTTGCAGGAATCTTCGCCTTCAAAAAACGAGAAAGACAATAA
- a CDS encoding DUF3013 family protein, with product MAKYGFLEILDEEMEKSFPFDYEINWDKKNHAVEVAFLFEVQNPGGIETVDAEGNASAEDIYFEEAVLFYNPVKSRFEAEDYLVALPYEPKKGLSREFLAYFVDFLTQTAESGLDALMDFLADPEAAEFELAWNAEAFENGRADLTETDFYSYPRY from the coding sequence ATGGCTAAGTACGGTTTTTTGGAGATATTGGACGAGGAAATGGAGAAGAGCTTTCCTTTTGACTATGAGATAAACTGGGACAAGAAGAATCACGCAGTCGAGGTTGCCTTTCTCTTTGAGGTGCAAAATCCAGGTGGGATTGAGACGGTTGATGCTGAGGGCAATGCCTCGGCTGAGGATATTTACTTTGAGGAAGCCGTGCTTTTCTACAATCCGGTCAAGTCTCGTTTTGAGGCAGAGGACTATCTAGTTGCCCTACCCTATGAGCCTAAGAAGGGGCTGTCACGGGAGTTTCTGGCTTATTTCGTGGATTTCCTAACCCAAACGGCTGAGTCTGGTCTCGATGCACTCATGGACTTCTTAGCAGATCCAGAGGCAGCAGAGTTTGAGCTGGCTTGGAATGCTGAGGCTTTTGAAAATGGCAGAGCAGATTTGACTGAGACTGACTTTTATTCCTATCCGAGGTATTAG
- a CDS encoding DUF4176 domain-containing protein — MNEISGLYQNSLLQLGIDEGERAILEQVGQSLISQGDAFRRLQLAIVKKESFYSYSSLLGTSVTMEFDWEREKVTLAYLGSELVLSMKDFRIWLSCTDLLLAPILPLGSLVELDRELLPEELVSEMEKAKVPFMAMIMGRRLLSEPDDREYIDYLVSIYPYGMRLDVEPLFIPSYLISHVIQEGYSDTLDQSYVDRQYRKDYFRHRVFSMTHSIEGEDR, encoded by the coding sequence ATGAATGAGATAAGTGGCCTTTATCAAAACTCCTTGCTTCAATTAGGAATTGATGAGGGTGAGAGAGCCATTTTGGAGCAAGTGGGTCAATCCTTAATTAGTCAAGGAGATGCATTTCGTAGGCTTCAGTTGGCAATTGTCAAGAAAGAGTCCTTTTATAGCTACAGTAGCTTGCTTGGCACATCTGTTACGATGGAGTTTGATTGGGAACGAGAAAAAGTAACTCTGGCTTATTTAGGCTCGGAGCTCGTTTTGTCTATGAAAGACTTTAGGATTTGGTTATCTTGCACTGATTTACTGTTGGCTCCAATCCTCCCCTTGGGCAGTTTGGTAGAGTTAGATCGTGAGTTGCTTCCAGAGGAATTGGTATCCGAGATGGAGAAGGCAAAGGTTCCCTTTATGGCTATGATTATGGGGCGGAGATTGCTTTCTGAACCAGACGACCGGGAATATATAGATTACCTAGTTAGCATCTACCCCTATGGTATGAGACTAGATGTTGAACCTTTGTTTATTCCAAGCTATTTGATTTCTCATGTTATCCAAGAAGGTTATAGCGATACTTTGGATCAATCCTATGTAGATCGGCAGTATCGTAAGGATTATTTTCGACATAGGGTTTTTTCCATGACACATAGTATTGAAGGAGAAGATAGATGA
- a CDS encoding 16S rRNA (uracil(1498)-N(3))-methyltransferase, translated as MQQYFIKGSPQSPLVVTDKDTAKHIFSVMRLKAGDQVTLVFDDGVKRLAQVLDPSQQSLEIVEELADNTELPVQVTIASGFPKGDKLEFITQKATELGASAIWAFPADWSVAKWDGKKLAKKSEKLEKIAQGAAEQSKRNLIPEVRLFDKKADFLAALADFDRIIVAYEESAKEGETAALVRALLGLAAGAKVLFIFGPEGGLSSEEIAAFGQAGAVSAGLGPRILRAETAPLYALTAVSVLLELSKDSL; from the coding sequence ATGCAGCAGTATTTTATAAAAGGAAGTCCTCAGTCCCCTCTGGTGGTCACGGATAAGGACACGGCCAAACACATATTTTCAGTCATGCGGCTCAAAGCGGGCGACCAAGTCACATTAGTCTTTGATGATGGCGTGAAACGGCTGGCTCAGGTGTTGGATCCCAGTCAGCAGAGCTTGGAAATCGTGGAGGAGCTAGCAGACAATACCGAGCTGCCGGTCCAAGTGACCATTGCTTCAGGCTTTCCCAAGGGTGATAAATTAGAATTTATCACTCAGAAGGCAACAGAGCTGGGGGCGAGTGCTATCTGGGCCTTTCCAGCTGACTGGTCAGTGGCTAAGTGGGATGGAAAAAAACTGGCTAAAAAGAGTGAAAAGCTAGAGAAAATTGCTCAGGGAGCAGCAGAGCAGAGCAAGCGTAATCTGATACCGGAGGTTCGGCTCTTTGATAAAAAGGCAGACTTTCTGGCAGCCTTGGCAGACTTTGACCGCATCATCGTGGCCTATGAAGAATCGGCCAAAGAAGGAGAAACTGCAGCTCTAGTCCGGGCTCTGTTGGGCTTGGCAGCCGGCGCAAAAGTCCTCTTTATCTTCGGACCGGAGGGCGGTCTCTCGTCAGAGGAAATAGCAGCCTTTGGCCAAGCAGGGGCTGTCTCCGCTGGTCTAGGTCCACGTATCCTGCGGGCTGAAACTGCTCCCCTTTATGCCTTGACCGCAGTCAGTGTTTTGTTGGAATTGAGCAAGGACAGTCTTTAA
- a CDS encoding GNAT family N-acetyltransferase, protein MIHIERAGAEDLETIIAIQRASFKAVYEKYQDQYDPYLEERERIRWKLVERPNSFYYFVKDAEKILGFIRLNTNDEQTAGWIGTVAILPQYQNKGYGSEGLGLIEEKFSTVMQWDLCTVFQDKGMVAFYEKNGYHQTHTEPEKEGMDMVYMTKTMK, encoded by the coding sequence ATGATTCATATTGAGCGAGCAGGAGCAGAGGATTTAGAGACCATTATTGCCATTCAGCGAGCGAGTTTTAAGGCTGTTTATGAGAAATATCAGGATCAATACGACCCCTATCTGGAGGAGCGAGAGCGGATTCGCTGGAAGCTAGTTGAGCGGCCCAATAGTTTTTATTATTTTGTTAAAGACGCCGAGAAGATTCTTGGTTTTATACGCTTGAATACAAATGACGAACAGACAGCAGGCTGGATTGGGACAGTGGCGATTTTGCCGCAGTACCAGAACAAAGGATATGGCTCTGAGGGGCTTGGTCTGATAGAGGAGAAATTCTCCACCGTTATGCAATGGGATTTGTGCACGGTTTTCCAAGATAAAGGTATGGTAGCTTTTTATGAGAAAAACGGCTATCATCAGACCCATACGGAGCCTGAAAAAGAGGGCATGGATATGGTTTACATGACGAAGACAATGAAATAA
- a CDS encoding NUDIX hydrolase, translated as MANAEGLDLLHKQMEFSGCKIALICNDKLLTILRDDISTIPWPNMWELPGGGREGEETPFECVQREVFEELGLKLEEAAIVWVKEYQGMLDPDKTSIFMVGTITQEDFASIAFGDEGQTYQMMDVSQFLSDKKVIPQLQARLRDYLEVRA; from the coding sequence ATGGCAAATGCAGAAGGACTAGATTTACTGCACAAACAGATGGAATTTTCTGGCTGCAAGATTGCCTTGATCTGTAATGATAAGTTGCTGACCATCTTGCGAGATGATATTTCAACCATTCCTTGGCCAAATATGTGGGAGCTGCCGGGAGGTGGCCGCGAGGGAGAGGAGACTCCCTTTGAATGCGTTCAACGAGAGGTTTTCGAAGAGCTTGGTTTGAAGCTTGAAGAAGCTGCTATTGTCTGGGTTAAGGAATATCAAGGAATGCTTGATCCAGACAAAACCTCTATTTTTATGGTAGGAACCATCACTCAGGAAGATTTTGCTAGTATTGCCTTTGGTGATGAGGGTCAGACTTATCAGATGATGGATGTGAGCCAGTTCTTATCAGATAAAAAGGTTATTCCGCAGTTGCAGGCCAGGTTGAGAGATTATTTGGAGGTGCGAGCATGA